From Enhydrobacter sp., the proteins below share one genomic window:
- a CDS encoding patatin-like phospholipase family protein encodes MDDGPQLTTPAVDGSADPTRLRLQRALQRAPLFADLDRKAMSAIERELSLLLLPGGAPLFRQGEPANAVYLVASGCLGVFRHDNEGEEPVLIAEITPGNLVGEMSLLSHTQRTRSVAALRDSEVWRLARTSFDALTADHPEALPTLMRNVAVRNAMGPAKRRRQPRTFALLPTGNHVPAARFAVMLSSALGRIGDQVQMLGPDSQDQEPDWFARCEMDSSFVLYRADPTLTPWTELCLRQADCLLVVRVCNDDEPTKVPFEIEATEPGAVFRRRRELVLLHEGHDPRSGSTTSQIAGGMYGQHHHVRLDIGSDFDRLARLITGHAVGVVMAGGGARSFSHIGVVKALRASGVPIDLTGGTSMGAIVAAAVAARWTDQELRERFRASFVERNPLSDYTLPFVSFYGGRNVVGLLRSAFGEKDIEDLILPFYCVTANLTTSTADVHMVGRLWRWLRASVSLPGVLPPVNDAGQVHVDGGVIDNFPVRPMRRQGRGVTIGVDIDTGGALSAGAGVEESWSAWEFFRRLVWKRQETLPIPSIVRILLRAALVSSAARATEDRHAADLLIVPPMERYDLLDWTTFDAAIETGYQATMKRLDEARSLPVGARLFIG; translated from the coding sequence GTGGATGACGGGCCGCAACTGACGACGCCGGCCGTCGACGGCAGTGCCGATCCGACACGGCTCCGGCTGCAACGGGCGTTGCAGCGCGCACCCCTGTTCGCCGACCTCGACCGCAAGGCGATGTCGGCAATCGAGCGCGAACTGTCGTTGTTGCTACTGCCAGGCGGCGCGCCCCTCTTTCGTCAGGGCGAACCGGCCAACGCGGTCTATCTGGTGGCGAGCGGCTGCCTCGGCGTGTTCCGCCACGACAACGAGGGCGAGGAGCCGGTGCTGATCGCCGAGATCACACCCGGTAACCTGGTGGGCGAGATGTCGCTGTTGTCGCACACCCAGCGCACACGCAGCGTGGCGGCGCTGCGCGACAGCGAGGTGTGGCGGCTGGCGCGCACCAGCTTCGACGCGCTGACCGCCGATCATCCCGAAGCCCTGCCGACGCTGATGCGCAACGTCGCTGTGCGCAACGCGATGGGACCGGCCAAGCGCCGGCGCCAGCCTCGCACCTTCGCGCTGCTGCCGACCGGCAATCACGTTCCGGCGGCGCGCTTCGCCGTCATGCTGTCGAGTGCGCTCGGCCGCATCGGCGACCAGGTGCAGATGCTCGGGCCGGACTCCCAGGATCAGGAGCCCGACTGGTTCGCCCGCTGCGAGATGGACTCGTCCTTCGTGCTCTATCGCGCCGACCCGACCCTGACGCCATGGACCGAACTCTGCCTGCGCCAGGCCGATTGCCTGCTCGTGGTTCGGGTGTGCAACGACGACGAGCCCACCAAGGTGCCGTTCGAGATCGAGGCCACCGAGCCCGGCGCGGTGTTCCGCCGCCGCCGCGAGCTGGTGCTGCTGCACGAGGGCCACGATCCGCGCTCCGGCTCGACGACATCGCAGATCGCCGGCGGCATGTACGGCCAGCACCATCACGTGCGGCTGGACATCGGCTCGGATTTCGACCGCCTGGCGCGGCTCATCACCGGGCACGCCGTCGGCGTGGTGATGGCCGGGGGCGGCGCGCGTTCGTTCTCGCACATCGGCGTCGTCAAGGCGTTGCGCGCGTCGGGGGTGCCGATCGACCTGACCGGCGGCACCAGCATGGGCGCGATCGTCGCCGCCGCGGTGGCCGCCCGCTGGACCGACCAGGAGCTTCGCGAACGCTTCCGTGCCTCCTTCGTCGAGCGCAACCCGCTCAGCGACTACACCCTGCCCTTCGTCTCCTTCTACGGCGGCCGCAACGTCGTCGGCCTCCTGCGCTCGGCGTTCGGGGAGAAGGACATCGAGGACCTGATTCTGCCCTTCTACTGCGTCACCGCGAATCTCACGACCTCGACCGCCGACGTGCACATGGTCGGGCGCCTCTGGCGCTGGCTGCGCGCTTCCGTCTCGCTGCCGGGCGTTCTACCGCCGGTCAACGACGCCGGCCAGGTCCATGTCGACGGCGGCGTGATCGACAACTTCCCGGTGAGGCCCATGCGCCGGCAGGGTCGCGGCGTGACGATCGGCGTCGACATCGACACCGGCGGCGCCTTGTCGGCCGGCGCCGGTGTCGAGGAGTCGTGGTCGGCCTGGGAGTTCTTCCGGCGCCTGGTGTGGAAGCGGCAGGAGACGCTGCCGATCCCGTCGATCGTGCGCATCCTGCTGCGCGCGGCGCTGGTGTCGAGCGCGGCGCGCGCCACGGAGGATCGCCACGCCGCCGACTTGCTGATCGTGCCGCCGATGGAGCGCTACGACCTGCTCGACTGGACGACTTTCGATGCGGCGATCGAGACGGGCTACCAGGCGACCATGAAGAGGTTGGACGAGGCGCGCAGCCTGCCGGTCGGCGCCCGCCTCTTCATCGGCTGA
- a CDS encoding M14 family metallopeptidase, producing MVSISGCFSESYAEARAKFCGAAASAGGALRSWLNPNALGPNSERLYLDTARFGPADAANMLVLISSTHGVEGHCGSGAQIAWLRSGGPAGLPRDTGALLIHALNPYGFAWSRRVTEDNVDLNRNFVDHDKAYPVNEGYVALSDAILPSHWDEASLAASAQVFASYAQKHGAFALQGALSRGQYSHPDGIFFGGHKPTWSNRTVRAVAREELARARRVGIIDFHTGLGPFGHGELLCPVPPSAKSYARTRTWYGDELMSPEAGTSASAVVMGVMIDAFPQELPDAEVTAVAIEYGTYSVAEVLTAVRGDNWLHRHGDPASELGRKLKADIRERFFPAGDKWREMVWARADQTIGWALKGLGGG from the coding sequence ATGGTTTCGATTTCCGGGTGTTTCTCGGAGAGCTACGCCGAGGCGCGCGCCAAATTCTGCGGTGCGGCGGCGAGCGCCGGCGGCGCGCTGCGCTCGTGGCTCAATCCGAACGCCCTGGGGCCGAACAGCGAGCGGCTGTATCTCGACACCGCACGCTTCGGGCCGGCCGACGCCGCCAACATGCTGGTGCTGATCTCGAGCACCCACGGCGTCGAGGGCCATTGCGGCTCCGGCGCGCAGATCGCGTGGCTGCGCAGCGGCGGACCGGCCGGGCTGCCCAGGGACACCGGCGCGTTGTTGATCCACGCCCTCAATCCCTACGGCTTCGCCTGGAGCCGCCGGGTCACCGAGGACAATGTCGACCTCAACCGCAATTTCGTCGACCACGACAAGGCCTATCCGGTCAACGAGGGCTATGTCGCGCTCTCCGATGCCATCCTGCCGAGCCACTGGGACGAGGCGAGCCTCGCGGCGAGCGCACAAGTCTTCGCCTCCTACGCGCAGAAGCACGGCGCCTTCGCCCTGCAGGGCGCGCTGAGCCGCGGGCAATATTCCCATCCCGACGGCATCTTCTTCGGCGGCCACAAGCCGACCTGGAGCAACCGCACTGTGCGCGCCGTCGCCCGCGAGGAGCTCGCACGCGCCCGTCGTGTCGGCATCATCGACTTCCACACCGGCCTCGGCCCGTTCGGCCACGGCGAGCTGCTCTGCCCCGTTCCGCCCAGTGCCAAGTCCTATGCACGCACCCGCACCTGGTACGGCGACGAGCTGATGTCGCCGGAGGCTGGCACCTCGGCATCCGCCGTCGTGATGGGCGTGATGATCGACGCCTTCCCGCAGGAGCTGCCTGATGCGGAGGTCACGGCGGTGGCGATCGAATACGGCACCTACAGCGTGGCGGAAGTGCTGACCGCAGTGCGCGGCGACAACTGGCTGCATCGCCATGGCGATCCGGCGTCCGAGCTCGGCAGGAAGCTCAAGGCCGACATCAGGGAGCGTTTCTTCCCGGCCGGCGACAAATGGCGCGAGATGGTCTGGGCGCGCGCCGACCAGACGATCGGCTGGGCGCTCAAGGGATTGGGCGGTGGATGA
- a CDS encoding PaaI family thioesterase, whose amino-acid sequence MGFFTLETAQAQLAPGGNFGPWIWQLGLKVEHISASEVRVRLPYGEHIVRPGGVVIGQAMMALADTVMVLAICEKLGRFATLATISMTTNFLRAAVRQDVLGVARAVKIGRSTAFGEVGFFVDGSSDPIAQSISSFAVLPDGVGAFNRADER is encoded by the coding sequence ATGGGATTCTTCACGTTGGAAACGGCCCAGGCCCAGCTTGCCCCGGGCGGCAATTTCGGGCCCTGGATCTGGCAGCTCGGCCTGAAGGTCGAGCACATATCGGCGAGCGAGGTGCGGGTCCGTCTGCCCTACGGCGAGCATATCGTGCGGCCGGGCGGCGTCGTGATCGGGCAGGCGATGATGGCGCTCGCCGACACCGTGATGGTGCTGGCGATCTGCGAGAAGCTCGGCCGCTTCGCCACCCTGGCGACGATTTCGATGACCACCAACTTTTTGCGCGCTGCCGTGAGGCAGGACGTGCTGGGTGTGGCGCGGGCGGTCAAGATCGGCCGCAGCACGGCCTTCGGCGAGGTCGGCTTCTTTGTCGACGGCTCGTCCGACCCGATCGCTCAATCCATCTCGAGCTTCGCCGTGCTGCCGGATGGGGTCGGCGCCTTCAATCGCGCCGACGAACGGTAG
- a CDS encoding adenine phosphoribosyltransferase, translating into MDLKKHIRSIPDFPKPGILFYDISTLLAHAKAWHSAIEHMAEAVRPYKPDVLAGIESRGFLLAAPLAIAMGTGFVMLRKKGKLPGITVRHTYALEYGTDTIEIQSDAVEKGKRVVLVDDLLATGGTMAAAVTLLEQVGAVVPAAACIIELTFLDGRQKLNVPVETLLRYES; encoded by the coding sequence ATAGATCTCAAGAAGCACATCCGCTCGATCCCGGATTTTCCCAAGCCAGGCATTCTCTTCTACGACATCTCGACCCTGCTGGCGCATGCCAAGGCCTGGCACTCGGCGATCGAGCATATGGCCGAGGCGGTGCGGCCCTACAAGCCCGACGTGCTGGCGGGCATCGAGTCGCGCGGTTTCCTGCTGGCGGCGCCTCTCGCCATCGCCATGGGCACCGGCTTCGTCATGCTGCGCAAGAAGGGCAAGCTGCCCGGCATCACCGTGCGGCACACCTATGCGCTGGAGTACGGCACCGACACGATCGAGATCCAGAGCGACGCCGTCGAGAAGGGCAAGCGCGTGGTGCTGGTCGACGATCTGCTGGCGACCGGCGGCACCATGGCAGCGGCCGTCACCTTGCTGGAACAGGTCGGCGCCGTCGTGCCGGCGGCGGCCTGCATCATCGAGCTCACGTTCCTCGACGGCCGGCAGAAGCTGAACGTGCCGGTCGAGACGCTGTTGCGCTACGAGAGCTAA
- a CDS encoding amidase has protein sequence MSLPLPFRTAKQLATAVRKKKIGCLELLDLYLKRIEALNPALNAVIATDIEGARKRAKAADRAVKAGKTLGPLHGVPMTIKESFNVAGMVTTWGDPANKGNVALENSLVAQRMLDAGVTLFGKTNVPLMLADWQSYNAVYGSTNNPWDPGRTPGGSSGGSAAALAAGLTGIEAGSDIGASIRNPAHYCGVFGHKPTWGVVSPKGHALPGSVAYGDIGVVGPLARGADDLEIAMDVMAGPDGIDGRGWKLSLPRSKKKKLRDFKVAVLLSDANAEVDDSVQAELQKLADFLARKKAKVSDKARPTIDTVELNDVYVRMLRAATSGRMSDEAWEQARHDAAGLPADDMSYFAQMQRGNSLAHRTWLQLNEKRHRMRLAWDAFFEDHDLMLCPVAATAAFPHDQEGLRHKRTIVVNNRKVPVVDQIFWAGYSGIVLLPAAVAPIGQSAEGLPIGVQIVGPQYGDYDCIRFAQLLEREYRSFTPPPAYV, from the coding sequence ATGTCCCTACCGCTTCCCTTCCGCACCGCCAAGCAGCTTGCCACGGCCGTCCGGAAGAAAAAGATCGGCTGCCTCGAACTGCTCGATCTCTACCTGAAGCGGATCGAGGCTCTTAACCCCGCGCTGAACGCCGTCATCGCCACCGATATCGAGGGTGCCCGCAAGCGGGCGAAGGCCGCCGACAGGGCGGTCAAGGCCGGCAAGACGCTGGGGCCCCTGCATGGCGTGCCAATGACCATCAAGGAATCGTTCAACGTCGCCGGCATGGTCACGACCTGGGGCGATCCCGCCAACAAGGGCAACGTCGCGTTGGAGAATTCGCTGGTCGCCCAGCGCATGCTCGACGCCGGCGTCACGCTGTTCGGCAAGACCAACGTGCCGCTGATGCTGGCCGATTGGCAAAGCTACAACGCCGTCTACGGCTCGACCAACAATCCATGGGATCCCGGCCGTACGCCAGGTGGATCGTCGGGCGGCTCGGCGGCCGCGCTGGCGGCCGGCCTGACCGGCATCGAGGCCGGCAGCGACATCGGCGCCTCGATTCGCAACCCCGCCCACTATTGCGGCGTGTTCGGCCACAAGCCGACCTGGGGAGTCGTCAGCCCCAAGGGCCATGCCCTGCCCGGCAGCGTCGCCTACGGCGATATCGGCGTGGTCGGGCCGCTGGCGCGCGGCGCCGACGACCTTGAGATCGCGATGGATGTCATGGCCGGGCCCGACGGGATCGACGGGCGCGGCTGGAAACTCTCGTTGCCGCGCTCGAAGAAGAAGAAGCTTCGCGACTTCAAGGTGGCGGTGCTGCTCAGCGACGCCAACGCCGAGGTCGACGATTCGGTGCAGGCCGAGCTGCAGAAGCTCGCCGACTTCCTCGCCCGCAAGAAGGCCAAGGTCAGCGACAAGGCACGCCCCACCATCGACACGGTCGAGCTGAACGACGTCTATGTCCGGATGCTGCGCGCCGCCACGTCCGGCCGCATGTCGGATGAGGCGTGGGAGCAGGCCCGACACGACGCCGCCGGCTTGCCGGCCGACGACATGAGCTATTTCGCCCAGATGCAGCGCGGCAACTCGCTGGCGCACCGCACCTGGCTGCAGCTCAACGAGAAGCGGCACCGCATGCGACTCGCCTGGGACGCCTTCTTCGAGGACCACGATCTGATGCTGTGTCCGGTCGCGGCGACGGCGGCCTTCCCGCACGACCAGGAGGGCCTGCGCCACAAGCGCACCATCGTGGTCAACAACAGGAAAGTGCCCGTGGTCGACCAGATTTTCTGGGCGGGCTACTCCGGAATCGTTCTGCTGCCGGCCGCGGTTGCGCCCATCGGGCAAAGCGCGGAAGGCCTGCCGATCGGCGTGCAGATCGTCGGCCCCCAATATGGCGACTACGACTGCATCCGCTTCGCCCAGCTCCTGGAACGGGAGTATCGCAGCTTCACGCCGCCGCCGGCCTACGTCTGA
- a CDS encoding DUF2798 domain-containing protein, with protein sequence MTFLVSGVATYRAVGLEAGMVETWMSSWMISWVIAFPTMFFLMPVVRRLLLVAIEGSAG encoded by the coding sequence ATGACTTTCCTCGTTTCCGGCGTGGCGACCTATCGCGCCGTCGGTCTCGAAGCGGGCATGGTCGAGACGTGGATGAGCTCGTGGATGATCTCCTGGGTCATCGCTTTTCCGACGATGTTCTTCCTGATGCCCGTTGTCCGGCGCCTGTTGCTCGTCGCGATCGAAGGGTCGGCCGGTTGA
- a CDS encoding GNAT family N-acetyltransferase, with protein MTPSTYDFRPAGTADLPLFERWLRTPEVVRWWGDPDEQFGLLAEDLGEPRMTMLVVAHEDRPFAYAQHYDVQSWPQPHFDGLPKGTRAIDAFIGEPDMLGRGHGSAFLRQLAAALRRAGAPVVAIDPDVGNHRARRAYAKAGFHGDTVVETGTGPAVLMLFTGN; from the coding sequence TTGACGCCGTCGACCTATGACTTTCGTCCGGCCGGCACCGCCGACCTGCCCCTGTTCGAGCGCTGGCTGAGAACACCCGAGGTGGTGCGCTGGTGGGGGGATCCCGACGAGCAGTTCGGCCTGCTCGCCGAAGATCTCGGCGAGCCGAGGATGACGATGCTCGTGGTGGCGCACGAGGATCGGCCGTTCGCCTATGCGCAGCACTACGATGTCCAAAGCTGGCCGCAGCCGCATTTTGATGGGCTGCCGAAAGGCACGCGGGCGATAGACGCCTTCATCGGCGAGCCGGACATGTTGGGGCGGGGTCACGGCTCGGCCTTCTTGAGGCAGCTGGCGGCGGCGTTGCGTCGTGCCGGCGCTCCCGTCGTCGCCATCGACCCCGACGTCGGCAATCACCGCGCCCGGCGCGCCTATGCCAAGGCGGGCTTTCACGGCGACACGGTCGTCGAAACGGGAACGGGGCCGGCCGTGCTGATGCTGTTCACCGGCAACTGA
- the hrpB gene encoding ATP-dependent helicase HrpB: MELPVDEALPRLKAALGTHNAAVLVAPPGAGKTTRVPLALLDAPWLQGRKIVMQEPRRLAARAAARRMAATLGEPVGATVGYRVRLDSKVGPRTRIEVVTDGLFLRILQDDPSLDGIGCVIFDELHERGLETDLAFALVREAQTALREDLRVVAMSATLDPGPVAERLGGAPLVESAGRMFAVETRHLDRDTAGRLEDTAASAVRRALAEETGSVLVFLPGVGEIRRVAERLADLDRDIDVAPLYGDLPSAEQDRAIDPAPPGRRKVVLATSIAETSLTIEGVRIVIDGGYMRMPRFAPRSGMTRLETMRVSQASADQRRGRAGRLEPGVCYRLWSEETQRGLLPFTPPEILEADLAPLALELAAWGVADAGALPWLTPPPASSLAMARTLLLDLGAIDQAGAITPHGHAMSRLGQHPRLAHLVLKGRELGQGRVAALLAAILSERDFLRLPPGQRDVDLRHRIDLALAGRAPRQIAEMARRMTPRESKDEMPDLSTTGALLALAYPDRIGRRRPGAAGRYLLSGGRGAALPEGDPMANEEFLVVADLDGTAQDSRIFLAAPIAAGEIEELYGERVVDEQVVQWSVRDNAVLARRRRRLGALALEDKPLDRPDPGKVKAALLEGVRQRGLPWTDELRAWRARIAFLRGIDPGWPDLSDATLGASLEEWLAPFVDGATRRIDFAEAIRALVPWDKQRELDRLAPTHIEVPSGSRVPVDYANAAEPTLSVRLQEMFGLTDTPRIGGGKVPVTIHLLSPARRPVQVTRDLASFWKTAYRDVKAELKGRYPKHYWPDDPLIAEPTARARPRR, from the coding sequence ATGGAGCTTCCGGTCGACGAGGCCCTGCCGCGCCTCAAGGCGGCGCTCGGGACGCACAACGCCGCCGTGCTGGTGGCGCCGCCGGGCGCCGGCAAGACGACGCGCGTGCCGCTGGCGCTGCTCGACGCGCCTTGGCTGCAGGGCCGCAAGATCGTCATGCAGGAGCCGCGCCGGCTCGCCGCCCGTGCCGCCGCCCGCCGCATGGCCGCCACGCTCGGCGAGCCGGTCGGCGCGACCGTGGGCTATCGCGTGCGCCTCGACAGCAAGGTCGGCCCGCGCACGCGCATCGAGGTCGTCACCGACGGCCTGTTCCTCAGGATACTGCAGGACGACCCGTCGCTTGACGGCATCGGCTGCGTGATCTTCGACGAACTGCACGAGCGCGGGCTGGAGACCGACCTCGCCTTCGCCCTGGTGCGCGAAGCCCAAACCGCGCTGCGCGAGGATCTGCGGGTCGTCGCGATGTCGGCGACGCTCGATCCCGGCCCCGTCGCCGAGCGGCTGGGCGGCGCGCCGCTGGTCGAATCGGCGGGCCGCATGTTCGCCGTCGAGACGCGCCATCTCGACCGCGACACCGCCGGCCGGCTGGAGGACACGGCGGCCTCGGCGGTGCGCCGGGCGCTCGCCGAGGAGACGGGCAGCGTGCTGGTCTTCCTGCCGGGCGTCGGCGAGATCAGGCGGGTCGCGGAACGCCTGGCCGATCTCGACCGCGACATCGACGTGGCGCCACTCTACGGCGACCTTCCGTCCGCCGAACAGGATCGCGCCATCGATCCGGCGCCGCCCGGCCGGCGCAAGGTGGTGCTGGCGACCTCGATCGCCGAGACCAGCCTGACCATCGAAGGCGTGCGCATCGTGATCGACGGCGGCTACATGCGCATGCCGCGCTTCGCGCCGCGTTCCGGTATGACGCGGCTGGAAACGATGCGCGTCAGCCAGGCCTCGGCCGACCAGAGGCGCGGCCGCGCCGGCCGCCTCGAGCCGGGCGTGTGCTACCGGCTGTGGAGCGAGGAAACGCAGCGCGGCCTGCTGCCATTCACGCCACCCGAGATCCTCGAAGCTGACCTCGCGCCGCTCGCGCTGGAACTCGCCGCATGGGGTGTCGCCGACGCCGGCGCCCTGCCCTGGCTGACGCCGCCACCCGCCTCGTCGCTCGCCATGGCGCGTACCCTGCTGCTCGATCTTGGCGCCATCGACCAGGCCGGCGCCATCACGCCACACGGCCACGCCATGAGCCGTCTCGGCCAGCATCCGCGCCTCGCCCATCTCGTCCTGAAGGGCCGCGAACTCGGCCAGGGTCGCGTCGCGGCGCTGCTGGCCGCCATCCTGAGCGAGCGCGACTTCCTGCGCCTGCCGCCCGGCCAGCGCGATGTCGACCTGCGCCATCGCATCGATCTCGCGCTCGCCGGCCGCGCACCCCGCCAGATCGCCGAGATGGCGCGCCGCATGACGCCGCGCGAATCGAAGGACGAAATGCCGGATCTTTCCACGACCGGCGCCCTGCTCGCCCTCGCCTATCCCGACCGCATCGGCCGGCGGCGACCGGGAGCGGCGGGCCGATACCTCCTTTCCGGCGGGCGTGGCGCGGCCCTGCCCGAAGGCGACCCGATGGCCAACGAGGAGTTCCTGGTCGTGGCGGATCTCGACGGCACGGCGCAGGACTCGCGCATCTTCCTCGCCGCCCCCATCGCAGCCGGCGAGATCGAGGAACTCTACGGCGAGCGCGTCGTCGACGAGCAGGTCGTGCAGTGGAGCGTGCGTGACAACGCGGTGCTGGCGCGCCGGCGGCGGCGGCTCGGGGCGCTGGCGCTCGAGGACAAGCCCCTCGATCGGCCCGATCCCGGGAAGGTGAAGGCCGCCTTGCTCGAGGGCGTTCGCCAGCGCGGACTGCCATGGACCGACGAATTGCGGGCGTGGCGCGCGCGCATCGCCTTCCTGCGTGGGATCGATCCGGGCTGGCCCGACCTGTCGGACGCCACTCTCGGCGCGTCGCTCGAAGAGTGGCTGGCGCCGTTCGTCGATGGCGCGACCCGCCGCATCGACTTCGCCGAGGCGATCCGCGCGCTGGTGCCGTGGGACAAGCAACGCGAGCTCGACCGCCTCGCGCCGACGCACATCGAGGTGCCGAGCGGCTCGCGTGTCCCGGTCGACTATGCGAACGCGGCGGAGCCGACCCTCTCGGTGCGCCTGCAGGAGATGTTCGGGCTCACCGACACGCCGCGCATCGGCGGCGGCAAGGTGCCGGTGACGATCCATCTCCTGTCGCCGGCCCGCCGGCCGGTGCAGGTGACCCGCGACCTGGCGAGTTTCTGGAAGACCGCCTATCGCGACGTGAAGGCCGAGCTGAAGGGCCGCTACCCCAAGCACTATTGGCCTGACGATCCGCTGATCGCAGAACCGACGGCGCGGGCACGGCCCCGACGCTGA
- a CDS encoding tripartite tricarboxylate transporter substrate binding protein → MPRLLLGLALAVILAMPASAQTFPTRGIRLVVGYSAGGGNDLIARILATKLQDKLGQPVLVDNKPGAESIVAAEYVAKAAPDGYTLLMAPTGVMAINPAVHARLPYDPLRDFVPISLVAEFPLLLVVGADQPVKSVRELIDYGRANPDRARYASAATPFRLAAELFNQRTGAKFAPVEFRGSGEAVQAVASGAVLMTISDAAAIAGPLKDGKVRALAITTAKRPPAFPDVPTFGETGIADMEIALWTGIVAPAATPADIVSMLHDAIADTLAMPAVEQALENIDVDPSGMTSTEFRALIARDLERWQAVARAANVKVE, encoded by the coding sequence ATGCCGCGTCTGCTGCTCGGCCTCGCGCTCGCCGTCATCCTCGCGATGCCTGCGAGCGCCCAAACCTTTCCCACGAGGGGGATCAGGCTGGTCGTCGGCTATTCGGCGGGCGGCGGCAACGACCTGATCGCGCGCATCCTGGCGACCAAGCTGCAGGACAAGCTCGGCCAGCCGGTGCTGGTCGACAACAAGCCCGGCGCCGAGTCGATCGTGGCAGCCGAGTACGTCGCCAAGGCCGCGCCGGACGGCTACACGCTCCTGATGGCGCCGACCGGCGTAATGGCGATCAACCCGGCCGTCCATGCCCGTCTGCCCTACGACCCGCTCAGGGATTTCGTGCCGATCTCGCTGGTCGCCGAGTTTCCCCTGCTGCTGGTGGTTGGCGCCGATCAGCCGGTGAAGAGCGTGCGCGAGCTGATCGACTACGGTCGCGCCAATCCCGATCGCGCGCGCTACGCCTCGGCGGCCACCCCGTTCCGGCTCGCCGCCGAGCTGTTCAACCAGCGGACAGGCGCCAAGTTCGCCCCGGTCGAGTTCCGCGGCAGCGGCGAGGCGGTGCAGGCGGTGGCCTCGGGCGCGGTGCTGATGACGATCTCCGACGCCGCCGCCATCGCCGGCCCGCTCAAGGACGGCAAGGTGCGCGCCCTCGCCATCACCACCGCCAAGCGGCCGCCGGCCTTTCCCGACGTGCCGACGTTCGGCGAGACGGGCATTGCCGACATGGAGATCGCGCTGTGGACCGGCATCGTGGCTCCCGCCGCGACCCCGGCCGACATCGTCTCGATGCTGCACGACGCCATCGCCGACACGCTGGCGATGCCGGCCGTCGAGCAGGCGCTGGAGAATATCGACGTCGATCCGAGCGGCATGACATCGACCGAGTTCCGCGCGCTGATCGCTCGCGACTTGGAGCGTTGGCAGGCGGTGGCACGGGCGGCCAACGTCAAGGTCGAGTGA